A single genomic interval of Prunus dulcis chromosome 5, ALMONDv2, whole genome shotgun sequence harbors:
- the LOC117629303 gene encoding UPF0426 protein At1g28150, chloroplastic encodes MSVFVVNFPCCALWKSKKLGFIKPSTLPKQMSPSSSTKVRLGNNDGVNAFFFNPTEEPILREALKEPVAFMGGMFAGLLRLDLNEDPLKDWVSRTVEASGITEEEIDASGLEPEEEVPLQIEIE; translated from the exons ATGTCAGTCTTTGTTGTGAATTTTCCTTGCTGTGCACTG TGGAAATCAAAGAAGCTTGGGTTTATAAAACCATCGACATTACCAAAGCAGATGAGTCCCAGCAGCAGCACAAAAGTGCGTTTGGGGAACAATGATGGGGTTAATGCGTTTTTCTTCAATCCCACTGAGGAACCCATTCTCAGAGAAGCGCTTAAG GAGCCAGTTGCGTTCATGGGAGGGATGTTTGCTGGTCTCTTACGACTTGACTTGAATGAAGATCCACTCAAGGATTGGGTTTCAAGGACTGTGGAAGCCTCTGGGATCACCGAGGAAGAAATTGATGCTAGCGGGTTAGAACCAGAAGAAGAAGTCCCGCTACAGATTGAGATTGAATAA